Proteins encoded together in one Salarias fasciatus chromosome 17, fSalaFa1.1, whole genome shotgun sequence window:
- the LOC115404451 gene encoding cyclin-dependent kinase inhibitor 1B-like translates to MCNKMSDVRLSNASPTLERVDARQADSFRPSVRRNLFGTPDPEEIRRYAAATLQEDVRGFRETYNFDPVEERPLSPRNYEWEEDRDPPEFYLRPPHGSQRDAAGEEGDRREGRRASRKRRSEGSGSCSGDCQSKVLHTDEDDDEEGPDGAGSAAAERSPGRPARSAEEAH, encoded by the exons ATGTGCAACAAAATGTCAGATGTTCGCCTCTCCAACGCGAGCCCGACCCTGGAGCGGGTGGATGCGCGTCAGGCGGACAGCTTCAGACCGTCGGTGCGCAGAAACCTTTTCGGTACACCTGACCCGGAGGAGATACGGAGGTACGCGGCCGCGACGCTGCAGGAGGACGTGCGGGGCTTTCGGGAGACGTACAACTTCGACCCGGTGGAGGAGAGACCGCTCAGTCCGCGGAATTACGAGTGGGAGGAGGACCGCGACCCGCCGGAGTTTTACCTCAGACCGCCTCACGGGAGCCAGCGGGACGCCGCCGGGGAGGAGGGGGATCGCCGGGAGGGCAGACGAGCCTCGAGGAAGAGGCGATCGGAGGGTTCAG GCTCCTGCTCCGGGGACTGTCAGAGCAAAGTGTTGCACACTGACGAAGACGACGATGAAGAAGGGCCGGACGGTGCAGGAAGTGCGGCTGCGGAGCGGAGCCCCGGCAGGCCGGCGCGCAGCGCGGAGGAGGCGCACTGA
- the LOC115404456 gene encoding cysteine-rich DPF motif domain-containing protein 1-like, translated as MDQTTTEIPPKIFTCQLCGLSSPFVYYGQKPPNTRAIVLLEECFVTKDPFSPEKEKFLVLGSTCSLCSLCVCVASDCSLFYTKRFCMRCVNKHLDQFPHQIQAELAKKKQQSSKAAVS; from the exons ATGGATCAAACAACGACTGAAATCCCTCCAAAAATATTTACTTGCCAGCTGTGTGGTTTAAGTAGCCCTTTTGTTTACTACGGCCAGAAACCGCCCAACACCAGAGCTATTGT GTTGCTTGAGGAGTGTTTTGTGACCAAAGACCCCTTCAGCCCGGAGAAGGAGAAGTTCCTGGTTCTGGGATCGACGTGCAGTCTGTGcagcctgtgtgtctgtgtcgcATCG GACTGCAGTCTCTTCTACACCAAGAGGTTCTGCATGCGGTGTGTGAACAAGCACTTGGACCAGTTCCCTCATCAGATTCAGGCTGAGCTTgcgaagaagaagcagcagagctccaAGGCCGCTGTCTCGTGA
- the LOC115404439 gene encoding peroxisome proliferator-activated receptor alpha-like isoform X1, with protein sequence MAADLYSPPSPLGDSLLGSPLCGDLMEDLRDISQSIGDTLGFDFPEYQSAGPGCRSSISLDTLTPASSPSSGVCVSSAAGSEDGLGPLSLECRVCSDRASGFHYGVHACEGCKGFFRRTVRLSLEYEKCERNCKIQKKNRNKCQYCRFHKCLSVGMSHNAIRFGRMPQAEKLKLKEESKMVEKEEESPLKADHKILVKQIHEAYMKNFNMNKAKARLILTGKHGNPPFIIHDMQTFQLAEKTLAAHMVNDEEAEAESGRRAGQVIPAVTCGELQQSEAEARLFHCCQSTSVETVTELTEFAKAVPGFQSLDLNDQVTLLKYGVYEALFTLLASCMNKDGLLVARGAGFITREFLKSLRRPFSDMMEPKFQFATRFNSLELDDSDLALFVAAIICCGDRPGLVNALLVEQLQESIVQALRLHLLANHPDDTFLFPRLLQKLADLRELVTEHAQLVQEIKTTEDTSLHPLLQEIYRDMY encoded by the exons ATGGCGGCGGATCTCTACAGCCCCCCGTCCCCGCTGGGGGACTCCCTGCTGGGCAGCCCGCTGTGTGGAGACCTGATGGAGGACCTGCGGGATATCTCCCAGTCCATCGGGGACACGCTGGGGTTCGATTTCCCGGAATACCAGAGCGCCGGCCCCGGCTGTAGGAGCTCCATCTCTCTGG ACACCCTGACCCCGGCCTCCAGCCCGTCCTCCGGCGTGTGCGTGTCGTCGGCGGCGGGCTCGGAGGACGGCCTCGGCCCCCTCAGCCTGGAGTGCCGGGTGTGCTCGGACAGAGCCTCGGGGTTCCACTACGGCGTGCACGCATGCGAAGGCTGCAAG GGTTTCTTCAGGCGGACCGTCAGGCTCAGTCTCGAGTACGAGAAGTGTGAACGCAACTGCAAGATCCAAAAGAAGAACCGGAACAAGTGCCAGTACTGCAGATTCCACAAGTGTCTGTCTGTTGGCATGTCCCACAACG cTATCCGGTTCGGTCGGATGCCCCAGGCGGAGAAGCTGAAGCTCAAGGAGGAgagcaagatggtggagaaagaggaggagagccctCTGAAGGCCGACCACAAGATCCTGGTCAAGCAGATCCACGAAGCCTACATGAAGAACTTCAACATGAACAAGGCCAAAGCGCGGCTGATCCTCACGGGGAAACACGGCAACCCG CCTTTCATCATCCACGACATGCAGACCTTCCAGCTGGCGGAGAAGACTTTGGCGGCCCACATGGTGAACGATGAGGAGGCGGAGGCCGAGAGCGGCCGTCGGGCCGGGCAGGTGATCCCTGCCGTGACGTGTGGGGAGCTCCAGCAGAGCGAGGCGGAAGCCAGGCTCTTCCACTGCTGCCAGAGCACCTCGGTGGAGACGGTGACCGAGCTGACGGAGTTCGCCAAGGCCGTGCCGGGTTTCCAGAGCCTGGATCTGAACGATCAG GTGACGCTCTTGAAGTACGGGGTCTACGAGGCCCTTTTCAccctcctggcctcctgcatGAACAAAGACGGCCTCCTGGTGGCGCGCGGCGCAGGCTTCATCACCCGCGAGTTCCTGAAGAGCCTCCGACGACCCTTCAGTGACATGATGGAGCCCAAGTTCCAGTTCGCAACGCGCTTCAACTCCCTGGAGCTGGACGACAGCGACCTGGCCCTGTTCGTGGCTGCTATCATCTGCTGTGGAG aCCGGCCCGGCCTGGTGAACGCTCTtctggtggagcagctgcaggagagcatCGTTCAGGCCCTGcggctccacctgctggccaACCATCCGGACGACACCTTCCTGTTTCccaggctgctgcagaaacTCGCTGACCTCCGGGAGCTGGTCACTGAGCATGCGCAGCTGGTGCAGGAAATCAAGACCACGGAGGACACGTCGCTGCACCCCCTGCTGCAGGAAATATACAGGGACATGTACTGA
- the LOC115404439 gene encoding peroxisome proliferator-activated receptor alpha-like isoform X2 — protein MITPTYVTSVLMIHSSNCRPPSPLGDSLLGSPLCGDLMEDLRDISQSIGDTLGFDFPEYQSAGPGCRSSISLDTLTPASSPSSGVCVSSAAGSEDGLGPLSLECRVCSDRASGFHYGVHACEGCKGFFRRTVRLSLEYEKCERNCKIQKKNRNKCQYCRFHKCLSVGMSHNAIRFGRMPQAEKLKLKEESKMVEKEEESPLKADHKILVKQIHEAYMKNFNMNKAKARLILTGKHGNPPFIIHDMQTFQLAEKTLAAHMVNDEEAEAESGRRAGQVIPAVTCGELQQSEAEARLFHCCQSTSVETVTELTEFAKAVPGFQSLDLNDQVTLLKYGVYEALFTLLASCMNKDGLLVARGAGFITREFLKSLRRPFSDMMEPKFQFATRFNSLELDDSDLALFVAAIICCGDRPGLVNALLVEQLQESIVQALRLHLLANHPDDTFLFPRLLQKLADLRELVTEHAQLVQEIKTTEDTSLHPLLQEIYRDMY, from the exons ATGATCACTCCAACATATGTTACATCAGTCCTAATGATACACTCAAGTAACTGCC GCCCCCCGTCCCCGCTGGGGGACTCCCTGCTGGGCAGCCCGCTGTGTGGAGACCTGATGGAGGACCTGCGGGATATCTCCCAGTCCATCGGGGACACGCTGGGGTTCGATTTCCCGGAATACCAGAGCGCCGGCCCCGGCTGTAGGAGCTCCATCTCTCTGG ACACCCTGACCCCGGCCTCCAGCCCGTCCTCCGGCGTGTGCGTGTCGTCGGCGGCGGGCTCGGAGGACGGCCTCGGCCCCCTCAGCCTGGAGTGCCGGGTGTGCTCGGACAGAGCCTCGGGGTTCCACTACGGCGTGCACGCATGCGAAGGCTGCAAG GGTTTCTTCAGGCGGACCGTCAGGCTCAGTCTCGAGTACGAGAAGTGTGAACGCAACTGCAAGATCCAAAAGAAGAACCGGAACAAGTGCCAGTACTGCAGATTCCACAAGTGTCTGTCTGTTGGCATGTCCCACAACG cTATCCGGTTCGGTCGGATGCCCCAGGCGGAGAAGCTGAAGCTCAAGGAGGAgagcaagatggtggagaaagaggaggagagccctCTGAAGGCCGACCACAAGATCCTGGTCAAGCAGATCCACGAAGCCTACATGAAGAACTTCAACATGAACAAGGCCAAAGCGCGGCTGATCCTCACGGGGAAACACGGCAACCCG CCTTTCATCATCCACGACATGCAGACCTTCCAGCTGGCGGAGAAGACTTTGGCGGCCCACATGGTGAACGATGAGGAGGCGGAGGCCGAGAGCGGCCGTCGGGCCGGGCAGGTGATCCCTGCCGTGACGTGTGGGGAGCTCCAGCAGAGCGAGGCGGAAGCCAGGCTCTTCCACTGCTGCCAGAGCACCTCGGTGGAGACGGTGACCGAGCTGACGGAGTTCGCCAAGGCCGTGCCGGGTTTCCAGAGCCTGGATCTGAACGATCAG GTGACGCTCTTGAAGTACGGGGTCTACGAGGCCCTTTTCAccctcctggcctcctgcatGAACAAAGACGGCCTCCTGGTGGCGCGCGGCGCAGGCTTCATCACCCGCGAGTTCCTGAAGAGCCTCCGACGACCCTTCAGTGACATGATGGAGCCCAAGTTCCAGTTCGCAACGCGCTTCAACTCCCTGGAGCTGGACGACAGCGACCTGGCCCTGTTCGTGGCTGCTATCATCTGCTGTGGAG aCCGGCCCGGCCTGGTGAACGCTCTtctggtggagcagctgcaggagagcatCGTTCAGGCCCTGcggctccacctgctggccaACCATCCGGACGACACCTTCCTGTTTCccaggctgctgcagaaacTCGCTGACCTCCGGGAGCTGGTCACTGAGCATGCGCAGCTGGTGCAGGAAATCAAGACCACGGAGGACACGTCGCTGCACCCCCTGCTGCAGGAAATATACAGGGACATGTACTGA